DNA sequence from the Thunnus albacares chromosome 22, fThuAlb1.1, whole genome shotgun sequence genome:
CTAATAGCTCCTTCCAGGTAAGCTAAGACGCCCCTCTGGGATATGgctgacatgagatttaaatttatttgttgAAAATTTATAATGAACTTTGCATGTTTATGCAGTGTTTATTAATTAACACTATCAGTTGACATCACTTCTTTTCTCAGAGTAAATGTGTTAAAGGGGCACTCTGCCAACTTTACACATCAGTTCACTAGTCATTATTTGTCCTACCTGTcccacaaaaaatgtattaaatagcCTCTTTGGCTCTGAAGGAATCTTTTAAATTCTAGTAATGTAATCAATGTTTGCATTAGACCAGAGGCCTCAAATCTTCATTTCTATTCAAATCATTATTGCTTTAGGGAGCCCCCTGTTGCCCAAAGCATGCAGATCCAGCATGAGAATAAATAAATCCCATAAAAGCAGTAAAGATATAATATGACAAAATGGACAAATGAAAAGACTTCTGAGCAATTAATcttaattaatttttattaattaattttattgatgaaaaaattatttgtaaCAAATATATGAGATCATTGGCAAAAAGTAAACTTGTCATCTTTCAACACCCTGTAATCATGGAGAATACACATTCTGATGATCACTTTCAGATATATAGTGACAATCACCTGAATCTTCCAGGCATACTGAGGTTATCACATCACAACCTAAAAGATGTCTATATAAGTAATGATTGTGCCCATCCTCCACTGATGGACAGTGATTACTCTGATACTTGGTGCTTAGCATTTGCAGCTTAAAGTGACACAGTTTGTCTTAAAGTAccacacatttattgtttttatacattatattttatacatattatgTATAACATAATTTACAAGTGATATACAAGTAAGTAATAAAAGAGATTCTTGAGAATAAACATTTCCTTCTACCATTTTTAGAGTCACTGCATTTCTTGTTTAGATTCTACTGTGGTTTTCTGCCCAAAAACATTCTTCCCAtatgttaaagctgcactagtcaacatttttgttttaataattgTTAAAATGACTGGGAATCATCAACCAACTGTGCatttcccctcagctctacagagttttggttttatggcaaAACTCTCTTCAACCTTTTATCTAGTCTCAGCTTGCAGCAACAAAAAGCTCTGATGAAAACACTGTACAGCTACCTGACAAACACCAAACTatagacagacaaagttagggactagctggtgaacataaagATGTTGGTGGAGACCTCATAGACATAAAAGGAGAGTTAATGCTGGATAAGCATTtgtcaggtggacagaaaacaacagaaacacaactaaATGAATGTTGCTCAGTGTAtgctgtaaatgtgtaaataggtaGTGCTGACTTTTAGTAGTGATTGTATGTGAAtccagttttcagtttgttcagcTTCCCCcatgtaaaaataacataaaatcagCTAATAGAGTTTAAGATAGAATTTCCTCTGTCTATGACAGCCTTAGCCGCCCTCTCTGCTGCCTCCATGACAGTTTCTGCTCCCTCAGCTGCTTCACTTCCTGTAACACCACCTATTattcctcctgctgctgcagacacacctaccacagctgcagcagctacTCCTGCTACTTCTCCTCCTATAACTGCTGCTCCTCCTAATGCTGGAATTTGTTTCACAGCATTTATGATTACTGTAGGCTTCTGTATGGCTTTGATAACTAATTTGACCATTGCTGCCACACCAAAAACAGCTCCTAGCAAAGTTCCTGTTGCAGTACCTGTCAGTTGGACCAAAAATCTATTACACACTCTGGTTTTAGCCTGCTTTCTGATCTCTTCCACTGACATGTTTCCTGATGACTGTGCAATATGCACTACCTCTTTCCGTATTTCTTCCTCTACTGCTTGAAACACCTCATTGGTGTAGTAGCCTCCATTGTTTTCCATCACCATCTTGTCCACTGTGTTGAGTAGCTTCTCCACATGGAACTGATTGCTCCTGTAGTTATTTGGTTGTTTATTGTTCCAGTATTTATTATCAAAGACGTGGCACCGACCACCACACTGATTCACCAGATGACTCAGATCCTTATTCTGACTGACAAACTCCTCGATTGTCATCCCTTTAGGGAGCTGTTCACCGTGAGTGAAGACAATTACAGCATATTTTAGAGCATCTTCAGTGAAAAACTCACGTATTTTCTTGATGACATCTTTCTCCTGCTCTGTGAATTTATCCACTTTGAGCAAAATAAGAAAAGCATGAGGCCCAGGAGCACACTCAGTGATACACCTCATTATCTCAGGCTTTACCTCATCCTCCTTCCTTACTACATCAAAGAACCCGGGAGTGTCAATCAAAGTGATGCTTCTTCCGTTGACAGATTTTGTTTCTGCTTCACATTTTTGTGTTCCAGAGTTGGGAGAGTCGTTTGTTTCAAACAATTGCTCTCCAAATATGGTGTTGGCTAGGTTGCTTTTCCCTGATCCAGTTTTTCCCAGCAGGACGATCCTCTTAGTTGACACTAGAAGAAAATATGACTCTGTTAAGTGCATTTTTATcttgcttcttttctctctttagcTGTTAGCTTTCAGATATGaatttcttttgcttttttgacTAACAGTAGACAGTACAGTTGGGTAGAATTTGGCTCAGATAAAGAAGAACTCCTAAACCATAACATGAACATGCTCATAtcaggaaaataaatataataatggGGAAATGCCAGTGGCTAAATTGGTTGGAAAACAGactcaaatatttttaaaaagttgtataacatatattatatataatatggTGAATTAGTCGGTGCAGCAGTTTCTACATTTTCTAACACTGACAGAAGAAATCAGCTAAATTGTTCCACTACAACAATCTTCTTTTattaacacaaacaacaaatacttttttgatTACTCTTCACTGTGTTATCAAACCAAATGCAAAATTTGCAGGAATTAGTGAAAATATGCGACAAATTAACTTAAAACACTTGTCCACTTTTCTCTTGCTCAATTATCAGAAGTAAGATGTGAAAAATGGACGCCATAGGACTGAATTCCAATTCTTTGCTGTCATATGATATCTATACCCACCTTGGTCTGGTTGGTGGAAATCTTTTGAGAGTGTCAAAGTTTCCTCGATGCACTGGAAGGCCTGCAGACACAAAGGAAGTACAGGCTTCAATACCAAATTCCAGTGTATGTTAATAATACTTGGTTACTACTGGTTAATAatatgatcaacatttttttcaggctAGCAAtaattttgtgtgaataaatgtgGCATTTGTAAAATAAGATCATACACACTAAATGAATAGCACCAGTTATCATTAGTGACATTTGGATCTCTGAAAATTTTACTCGGAAAAGTCAGCTGACTGAAGCCTTTGCTGCATTGGTGTTGCActaaatttggaaaaaaacagatcatCTACTACTTACATAAAGGATTTTAAGTCTCACTTAAAACAATAGTCGGGCACCTAAATGAtcaatgacatgtttttcttaatcattccTCGTGGTCATACAGGACATTAAGCGATCCCTTAATAATGCacttaaaatatacagtaccagtcaaatgtttgggCACACCAtcctattcacttgaatgagaaagtgtgtcctaacttttaactggtactataagtgatgagggacaaaagcCACAATTCTATTTTTGAGCAGAATtggatttaaaagttgatctgaagataatatgagtcataagactttttaataaaaatgtcctctttgtgtcttgacacactgttttcctgttcacttgcagtggaaggatcgtaACAGAAAGAGACTTTGAGAAACTTTGAAAGAtgttgacttgatttgactaatttggattTCATATTTGCTtcaaatcaacttttaaatacatttttggaggGTAGGAGGACTGCGGGTTTGGTCCTCCATCCCTTACATTGAAAGTGTACTATGAAGGGATATCttaatggtcaatatgaacaggagaaatgattacagcaagaaaaacctgtcaatgttcatttgggcacctgactactGCACTTTGACTTTGAGTTCAATAATATCATTTGGAATAGTCAGTGTTTCTGATATAGTGCATTTGCATTACCATGCTAGACTCTTGGTCATCAGGGTGGATGACAATGCGGACCAGGAACGGTGTTTTGCTGGCTCTGGTCTGTTTAAATGTATCAACTTCCTCCTGTAGAACCCGGGCAACCACGCTCTCAGGAAAACGCAGGGCAATCCCAGCTCCAAGTACAGGGAAAGCAACAGAATCAAATCTTCTGTTTTCACAAGAAGTCAGGGTTTCTTTGATGGCCATTCTCATAACCtggaaaatgtcagaaataggAAACTTTAGGCTCTAGAAAACCTATAGCCCCCTTAGTTTACAAGGGAGAAGATTGCCTAATTTGATGTATATATGACAGTATTTtaagacacaaaacacacagaaaagacctcaatgcacacacactcccatACACGTACGTATCTATTTAACACACTATTTCACCTCGACTGCTGTCCCATCTGGGTCATCACCCCAAGTAACCAGGTTGAGGAAGATCACTGCTTTAGATGGAAGTGCAGGCAAACCCTCAACCATGACTGTGTCACCAGGCATCGTTTCTTCTCCAGCTTCCTCTGTAAACCTTGCAGCCAGCTGACCTCCAACCATCGCAGACAAAGTGTTTCCAACTTGGGTAGAGAGAGGATCGTGGCCGTACATAGGAGATACCAGGGCATCCACCTAGGAAGAGAGCAGAAGATGTGGTGGGGTTTGAACACTCcacagtttgtttgcttttgatttatgTAAATTGTCTACGTTTCCCCACTCTCACATTATTCCTGATGGTGTCTGCTTACTGTTAATCAATTGACAGCCACAGGAAGAAATACAGGTTTCcccctttaaaaacatgtaGACTTAATCTTCAcatccttttctttcatttttaaaaggcatGCAATGTTCAGCTTTTAGTATTTTTGTGTAATATTGGAGGACCAAATCCAGGATGCAAAACCATTTATCATGCAATTCCTATCATATGGAAAAACACATGTACAAGTATTGCAAACTTCAGTAATTCTACAGTGTTGAGAACTGTTCTTAGACTCTAACAAAATCATGGTCACAATATGAGAATCTCTAGTCTTAACAGGTTTGACCAATTTTCTTATCATCTCAGCTGAGTTTCTCACCTGCTGGGTCTCGATGGTTCCCTGAACGATCTCTACATGGACAGTCTCTCCAGAACCTCCACCAGTGGCTCCACTTCCTGTGTTCTGGGCAGCAGCATCCGTCCAGAACCCGAAATCTCTTGGTGTATTGTTTCCTGTATTTATCACTTGGAGAAGCCTGTCACATGCTTCTCTCAGCTCTTCAACCTCTTTGGTGTGGCCCAGTAAGCACactgtgctgcctgaaccaaatATGGCCCGAACCCTACATTGTCCTTGGTTCATCTCATTTTCCTTGGATTTAAGGTCTAACTGAAGCTCATATTGCACTGCAGAGCAGTTAGGAACATCAATATTTACTTCCTTGAACTCGTCTTGCAGTGCCTTTTCTGTGTCATCCAGATTATcagtgaagagagagaagagtcgTATCTCTGTGTCTCGTAACTCTATTTCTAGGTTGTCACCAACCCCTAGAAAATCGCCTAGAGCCCCTGGACCTCTATATGCCTTTCTCAGGAAGGTTAAAAGATGTGGGCTCATGTCAGAAACAGATCTCTCTAACACCAAATTCTCCTTATCAGAGATCCAATGTCTAGCCGTAAGAATCCCCTCCACAGAACCTTCCAGGACTAACTGTCCTGCATCTCCCTGTGTCACCTTGACCCCTGGAAGATCTTGTCGCAAAAAGTGCTCAATGTCTTTCCAGAGGAGGCGAAGCTTGGCCTCACCCAGTCGACAAATATGGGTTTTCTTCTCTCTTACACATGACCTGTCCTCTATATCTCTCAACCTGGCATCCACCTGAGATTGTTCCCCAACCACAATAGCCATCCCACCCTCACTGTACACCTTCACCTCATCTGTGGTCTGATGAGAGCTGCGGGACTGAAGCAAAGCTTTCACTTTGCGAGGGTTTATCTCACAATGGCAGTGGTAGCGTTCCTGTAAACCTTTAAAGAGTTTGTCCACCTCACCTTCCCACTTTTTGACTCCATCTCTATCAACAGCACCAGGCTGAGCTAAATTCCTGACTAAAACCCTCTCTTCTTCTGGGTAAAGCCGAGCAGAGCAGGCCACAGAGGCAAGTTCTTCCTCTAGTTCTTTCCCAGCCTTGGGACTTTCCTTTAAGTAATGAAGGAGATAACCATCAAAACGTAGTTCATATTCTTCACCACTTGATGGAGGAGTTGAAGCAAGAATGGGCTGCTGGCTCTGTGTTTCAGAAAGATGTTCACATAATAATGAGAAAAGTTTGCTCTCTTTCACCTCCAAAATGCATAAAAAGTGttgaattttaaatgaaaagccCGTATTCCAAATCTGATCATAAATTCTCACATACAGGATTTATGATGCTCTGTACAGCCTAATTGGTGCAATATAATAACATGAAATGaggaaatataaatgttttataaccTTTAATTGAATGACAGAAATGTTGTGCTAACCTGCGCTGGAGCTGTGAAGTTCTGGCTTGGAGTCGAGGTAGAactgggagaggaggagagaggttCCAGACTGCCTCGGACAGTGAACACCAGTGGACCGTCTCTAAGGTCCACCGAATGCTGATACTTCTGCAGAACTGCCTGCTGatctgagacagaaaaaagcagaTGAGATTATTAATAAGattctttgtctgtctttttttcttaagcTTGTTGTTCCCACTGTTGTCATGTATTGGGTTATATAGGTAACATGTCTAGTAAATGGGAAGTGTTGGGAAATGACCAAAGGAGAAAGCCAAGAGGCATGAAGTTGCACAACCCGCTTGGACAATAAAAGCAAGTAAAAGCAGAAGTTCCATATCATGATTCAGTTCAGGAGGTGCTATCAAATTAAGTATTAAGATAGGCACACAACAACTGTCTTTCCTCACTTCTCTCCTAATTCGCCTCCTTCTATTTTTTGCCAGGGCATCAAAATGAATATATCAAACACCCTTTCTCTCAAAGAGTGCACCATAATACAGAACTTCAGCATGAGTCATAATTACCCTGCTTTGTTGTGTCTCATATAGTCACATGTAAACAGGTTTTTAGCCACTAGTTGATTTTACGTCTTCAAGTGACATCAGTAGATTCTAACCCTTATCTGATATCTGTAGTGTACGCTTAaactttaaaggacaggttcacaatttttcaagtctgtctaaCTACAATAgtgttttgctcgctgtaatcattcctcctgttaaatgtaagagatgggggggggggggggggggggatccaCAGGcctcgttttgagcaaaaatgtatttaaaaatttatctaaggataatatgaggcttcaacagtctgagttagtctgACTTATTAGTAAAGGAGTCCCTtttcacttacattgaaaatgcGTTATGAAGGGATtgtggtcagtatgaacaggaggaatgattacagcaagaaaaacaatcaatcaatgttGATTTGGGAACCTCACTATTGTTTTTGGACAGAagtgaaaaactgtgaacctatcctttaagtaaaCCGGAAAAATCTGGCAGCACTGGAGCAAAGTAAGTTTCACTTTCTCGGAAACTGAGACTTGAGACTGAAACTTGAAAAAATACTGTTGCGTGTCATAAGTGATGAATAGGCCTGTTATTTAGTCAAGTCAGCAACTTTTTCAAACATTACGcaagagacaaagaaataaaataaagtaaaaatatgaattGACAATTGTGCGTCATGTGTCCTACCTTTCTGATATTTGAAAGCTATGCTGTAAACTTTATCATTCACTCTTATCAGTGGTCCGCAGTCGCCCCCGCGAGATTTGCGGTGAATACGGAAATACTTCTCTATCTTCTTTTGCTGCTCTTTCAGCAGGCTGTGGCACTCGAAGAAAACGGGATATTCGTTCAAATCATCCATCGTCCTCTTGTGAAAAGGTGAATAAGGCAAAAAAATCTGCGGTATCCAGTCTGAGGAGCGCAGCAACCCTGCCGTCCTCTGCAGGAACAGCTGCGCACCGAGTGACGACACAGCAGGAAGTCCAAACAAATAACATGGGGGAGTTTCTATATCTGGGAGGCGCCTACCACGTCTCCAAaccatacagtatatgctcCAAACAATAATGTGTTTCATGGGGGAAAACAGGATTTTCTTGTTCAACAAAGTAGAAAAACGTGGCAGTTCATCACACACACCACACGATAACACTGAGAGTATGAATATACCCTGCAagtaataaaaaacaacacagaattTAAGACAAATCACCGTGACCCTTGTgttttactactactactactacgaatagtaataataatgataataataataataataggctACATTAAAAGGAAGGGCAGTGGTGACCTTTCCCAGTAACTGTGCTTCCACATCTGATGAAGctgacaaaatacagaaatgacaataaagcatTGTTATtacatcaattaaaaaaatatttaatgagcTCTATGTTATATGCACTCATTCACAGACAAAGGAATGGGAGGTAGCATTATACAATCCAAAACTGTCGATAATACATGATGTCTCATTCCAATTAATATTTATCTGATGTTAGCTCTACAGACCTTCCTGTTATAATCCTGAATGCTGCAACAAGTTCCAGATTCGGTTTTACAAATATAAGCCTTAAATATAAGCCTTACTGATGAATGATCTTATTCTTGAGCATAAAGCTCCACCTGACTCATGATTTTCGGGCTAATAAACAAGATGGAGGTGTCGCCTTAATAGGTATGTAAGTctattttcaattcaatttgaGGCCCTTATTCTAAGTCTCCATCAGGGATTACTTACTTTTCCCAAGGTAACAAATGCCATTCATTCCACAAAGTTACACTCTTTCAACCACCTGGATCttattcacaatttttattAGAATTTGGAGAAAACTCATGTTTGTTACTTGTCATTTATTCTTATGATATTCTAATTCTCGGTGAGCCTGAAAACACCTTGTGTCTAGGTAAAGCCTTTCTGGAACTTCTTGATATTATCCTACATTGTGACATTACTTACATTTGACTCAGAGGTCTAATTCTTATGAATAAACATCTATACACACCTAAGAAGGTCTGGGGTCTCCAGTTGTTCTTGCAGGTAGATACAGGTGGTAGCATACATTTCTTGACAACATAATCAACattaacaaagaaataaagctTCCAAGTGCTGGGTGCAGTGATACcatcttataaaataaaaatacccCAGTAAAATCTCCTTTTAACAGAGAGCAGTAGTTCTTTAACACTGTTCCTGTCAAACCATCAGGCCTTGATGCCTTATTTGCTTCAGCCGTCCTAAAGCAAATGGGACAAACTGGAAACTTGCTGCTTGTATTATGACATTCAGAGCTATGATATGTTATGC
Encoded proteins:
- the LOC122973702 gene encoding uncharacterized protein LOC122973702, with the translated sequence MDDLNEYPVFFECHSLLKEQQKKIEKYFRIHRKSRGGDCGPLIRVNDKVYSIAFKYQKDQQAVLQKYQHSVDLRDGPLVFTVRGSLEPLSSSPSSTSTPSQNFTAPAQSQQPILASTPPSSGEEYELRFDGYLLHYLKESPKAGKELEEELASVACSARLYPEEERVLVRNLAQPGAVDRDGVKKWEGEVDKLFKGLQERYHCHCEINPRKVKALLQSRSSHQTTDEVKVYSEGGMAIVVGEQSQVDARLRDIEDRSCVREKKTHICRLGEAKLRLLWKDIEHFLRQDLPGVKVTQGDAGQLVLEGSVEGILTARHWISDKENLVLERSVSDMSPHLLTFLRKAYRGPGALGDFLGVGDNLEIELRDTEIRLFSLFTDNLDDTEKALQDEFKEVNIDVPNCSAVQYELQLDLKSKENEMNQGQCRVRAIFGSGSTVCLLGHTKEVEELREACDRLLQVINTGNNTPRDFGFWTDAAAQNTGSGATGGGSGETVHVEIVQGTIETQQVDALVSPMYGHDPLSTQVGNTLSAMVGGQLAARFTEEAGEETMPGDTVMVEGLPALPSKAVIFLNLVTWGDDPDGTAVEVMRMAIKETLTSCENRRFDSVAFPVLGAGIALRFPESVVARVLQEEVDTFKQTRASKTPFLVRIVIHPDDQESSMAFQCIEETLTLSKDFHQPDQVSTKRIVLLGKTGSGKSNLANTIFGEQLFETNDSPNSGTQKCEAETKSVNGRSITLIDTPGFFDVVRKEDEVKPEIMRCITECAPGPHAFLILLKVDKFTEQEKDVIKKIREFFTEDALKYAVIVFTHGEQLPKGMTIEEFVSQNKDLSHLVNQCGGRCHVFDNKYWNNKQPNNYRSNQFHVEKLLNTVDKMVMENNGGYYTNEVFQAVEEEIRKEVVHIAQSSGNMSVEEIRKQAKTRVCNRFLVQLTGTATGTLLGAVFGVAAMVKLVIKAIQKPTVIINAVKQIPALGGAAVIGGEVAGVAAAAVVGVSAAAGGIIGGVTGSEAAEGAETVMEAAERAAKAVIDRGNSILNSIS